From Punica granatum isolate Tunisia-2019 chromosome 1, ASM765513v2, whole genome shotgun sequence:
GAGTTTTGCTTCTCTTTCAAAGCTTCCGAAGGCGAAGGAGAAGTCTCGATCTTTTCATGCGAAAATGTGCAACCTTAATGTGCAGTTGCATACTGCAGACGTTTTTGAGACTGTTCAACATTAAACTGATAGAAATGGACCCAATTGCAATTATTCAGTCTAAATTTCTATAGACGCTAAACACCTTGTCCCGTACATAGTAGGcttcacctctctctctctaagccATTTTAATGAGCATTAAGGCCAAATTGCTCTCTTGTACATAATCGGTTCTTCAGTCACTGACCATTTCTCTCCTCTGCCACTAACTATAAATCATCATCAAGAATTAGCGAAAACATGAGCCCTTGCACAAACTCACACTTCTGATCCTCCCCTTTTTGATCCTTCTTGGGTATCAGGGATTTCTGGGCATTACTGTCAGTGTAAAAGGTGTTAGATTTTCATTGAATGAATCATGAGCAACAAAGAAGAGTGAAAGGATGGATCATAAGCAATCACAAGCAGGGGTCAAGTGGTGCTTACAGGCAATGAAGTTGTGAATCAATAAGTCTTAAGAGACTTAATATGTACTGAATGAAGAAAAGATTGACAGGCTTGTACCTTTCCGAAGGTTGCTCACACAAAACGTTAACTGTGGTTCCTTCAGAAGAACCCAGCTTTGCATCTGTAGGTGCATCGGGTACAGGGTTAAACATGAACGATGATAAAAGTAGATCAGGTTCAGGCAAGGATGTGCGCGAAGACCCTCCATGATGAGATTGCAGATGTCCCTCCCGGAATTCATTCTTCAATGCAGAAAATGTCGAACTGAAGCCTCCCTTGCGATGCCTCCTTTTGCGCTGCACGTGTTCTTTTGGTCAAGGAAAACATTTGTTTCCGGTGTGAAAATAACCTTGGAGCAGGTTCTCACCATTACAAAATCAGAGTATCTAATTTCAACACCAAAGATATTATAATGTATGTTATGGAAAAACACAAGCATTTTCCAGAAGCCTATGCATGACAATTCACCCACTTAAGCTAAAGTTTTGATGTGGCAAATGTAGTCAGAGAGACACTGAAAATCAGGTTTTGGCCTGTTATATCAAAAACGAAATTGCCAACATCTCAATGCCACGGCACCCCCCAATAAATTTGTCTTGGAAAAGAGATTAAAACGGTTCCATTACTAAACAAAGGTGCAGACTCATGATCACAAGACATGATTCAAGGATCAGCTTGCTACGACAGCTATAGTAGGAGAGATCATTTATTGAGTAGATTTATACAACATATAAAAACACTTAACGCTATTGAATAGTTCACTGCTGCCTTCCTTTGGAACA
This genomic window contains:
- the LOC116212430 gene encoding protein DEHYDRATION-INDUCED 19 homolog 4-like, with protein sequence MSSSSRRLRSRLDRYGGALDEAGGEEQEPPPVEYTCPYCAEDFDILGLYCHMDEEHPIAVKAGICPVCAKKVGQEIVAHITIQHGNEFKVQRKRRHRKGGFSSTFSALKNEFREGHLQSHHGGSSRTSLPEPDLLLSSFMFNPVPDAPTDAKLGSSEGTTVNVLCEQPSESNAQKSLIPKKDQKGEDQKCEFVQGLMFSLILDDDL